Proteins from a genomic interval of Oreochromis aureus strain Israel breed Guangdong linkage group 6, ZZ_aureus, whole genome shotgun sequence:
- the LOC120440498 gene encoding uncharacterized PE-PGRS family protein PE_PGRS54-like — protein sequence MKDGNGGNRETVQGVDPEVAGTKVHKPHGRGADQVGGPGDRAGPGASRAESNGGDDVETVQGADRADSYGGDVKTVQGADRADGYGGDAGEGDDRAGPEAGRADGYGGDAGERDDRAGPEAAHDGDGVRQEAQKVADEVEVLEAAEAEAEAAAGVDDEGSEAAAGVDDEGSEAAAGVDDEGSEAAAGVDDEGSEAAAGVDDEGSEAAAGVDDEGSEAAAGVDDEGSEAAAGVDD from the exons atgaagg ATGGCAACGGTGGCAACAgagaaacagttcagggggtcgACCCAGAGGTCGCCGGCACAAAAGTTCATAAGCCACACGGTCGGGGGGCCGACCAGGTGGGTGGCCCAGGTGACAGAGCTGGTCCGGGGGCCAGCCGTGCGGAAAGCAACGGCGGCGACGATGtagaaacagttcagggggccgaccgtgcggacaGCTACGGCGGCGACGtgaaaacagttcagggggccgaccgtgcggacgGCTACGGCGGCGACGCAGGAGAAGGAGACGACAGAGccggtccggaggccggccgtgcggacggcTACGGCGGCGACGCAGGAGAACGAGACGACAGAGCCGGTCCGGAGGCCGCCCACGACGGCGATGGCGTCCGGCAAGAGGCCCAGAAGGTGGCCGACGAGGTCGAGGTGCTGGAA GCAGCTGAGGCCGAAGCAGAggccgctgcaggcgtggatgacgaAGGCTCGGAggccgctgcaggcgtggatgacgaAGGCTCGGAggccgctgcaggcgtggatgacgaAGGCTCGGAggccgctgcaggcgtggatgacgaAGGCTCGGAggccgctgcaggcgtggatgacgaAGGCTCGGAggccgctgcaggcgtggatgacgaAGGCTCGGAggccgctgcaggcgtggatgacgaAGGCTCGGAggccgctgcaggcgtggatgactAG